Proteins encoded within one genomic window of Methanothrix harundinacea 6Ac:
- the hpt gene encoding hypoxanthine/guanine phosphoribosyltransferase: MLERLKRSLLEAPIYKRGDYNYFIHPITDGVPEVRPDLIREVVTHIIRTANLDVDKIVTIEAMGIHIGTALSLSTDIPLVIIRKRRYGLPGEIEVSQVTGYSKGQLYLNGISPGDRVIVVDDVISTGGTALATLEALKAAGAQVVDVVAVIERGSGAERLKGQGYQIKTMLRVDADEGGVRILD; the protein is encoded by the coding sequence ATGCTTGAAAGGCTGAAGAGATCCCTCTTGGAGGCGCCCATCTACAAGCGCGGAGATTACAACTACTTCATCCACCCGATCACCGACGGCGTCCCCGAGGTGAGGCCCGATCTGATCAGGGAGGTGGTGACCCACATCATCAGGACCGCAAACCTGGACGTCGACAAGATCGTCACCATCGAGGCGATGGGGATCCACATCGGGACCGCCCTCTCCCTCTCTACGGACATCCCCCTGGTGATAATCCGGAAGAGGAGGTACGGCCTGCCGGGGGAGATCGAGGTGAGCCAGGTCACGGGCTACTCCAAGGGGCAGCTCTACCTCAACGGCATCTCCCCCGGGGACAGGGTGATCGTCGTCGACGACGTCATCAGCACCGGGGGTACAGCCCTCGCCACCCTGGAGGCGCTGAAGGCCGCCGGCGCCCAGGTGGTGGACGTCGTCGCGGTGATAGAGCGGGGGTCGGGGGCGGAGAGGCTGAAGGGGCAGGGCTACCAGATCAAGACGATGCTGAGGGTCGATGCTGACGAGGGCGGGGTCAGGATCCTCGATTAG
- a CDS encoding DUF357 domain-containing protein, with protein sequence MSLEEDLRAETEKWLKRAEEARERVSPRGEEGEGFSANIEAYLSDCRYFLERGDLIRGFEAVIWAWAWIEIGARVGVLQEGEAPL encoded by the coding sequence ATGAGCCTGGAGGAGGATCTCAGGGCCGAGACTGAGAAGTGGCTGAAGAGGGCCGAGGAGGCGAGGGAGAGGGTCTCCCCCCGGGGGGAGGAGGGGGAGGGGTTTTCTGCCAACATCGAGGCCTACCTCTCCGACTGCCGCTACTTCCTTGAGAGGGGAGACCTGATCCGGGGCTTTGAGGCGGTGATCTGGGCCTGGGCCTGGATCGAGATCGGAGCCCGGGTGGGGGTCCTCCAGGAGGGCGAAGCCCCCCTCTGA
- a CDS encoding STT3 domain-containing protein codes for MERVRSYELLGVLAALILGLSLRLAPARNALAGGGVQFYGYDSFYHARRILYTAENFPHTLWFDSYLHHPLGHPITWPPLFDQMVAGAALLLGGSPGAVEAAAAAFPPLLGTSMILILYLLTKKLFGMRVALLSAFLLAIDSKHIARTLFGLPDHDPLELLLMLGVILLLAHALTDRDRWAWYGAAAGVMMAAVAYSWLGAPIYMIGVLIYATIQITLDLREGADVCETIAPLAAAFGAALLLILPFRNEAWLIPSFIGALGSLVALGVFYGLFLLFAARRLPWQAFVPTVAFLSYFGAILSSSTEEGRKVGSLLAEGIRYFFGSDLARVGVEETMPIFRVYEIASLPVLGLVFALAGLWILILRMREEGWRRDHLLFLLWALLSTALMISQARFLFLFSVIGSVLVSLLFFWGTERIGPSQLPLRADPGLARAGTAAFLLLLLLPAAVNLPAVARYQPEISGDWSDSLEWVGEKTPPTAGFDRPVEAAEYGILSWWDYGNWILYKSKRPVVANNFQAGAEDAARFFLAESEEEALAIAEARDVKYIITDQKMLYGKLPAIARWIGEDPAGYVQITADPEAVVYAHTPKFLRTLLARLHLRDSSDLGHFRLVYESETLRGLKIPVSEVKVFERVAGAKIAGTTPYDEPVGVILELTSNQGRRFQYFASATPVDGRYEIVVPYSTEGREGVHSIGPYLVGPLKDVPGGDSREVEVREAEVLEGMTIEVNF; via the coding sequence ATGGAGAGGGTGAGATCTTACGAGCTTCTGGGAGTCCTGGCCGCCCTGATCCTGGGGCTCTCGTTGAGGCTGGCTCCCGCAAGAAACGCCCTGGCAGGAGGAGGGGTCCAATTCTACGGTTACGACTCGTTCTATCACGCGAGAAGGATCCTATACACCGCCGAGAACTTCCCTCATACCCTCTGGTTCGACTCCTACCTCCACCACCCCCTAGGCCATCCCATCACCTGGCCCCCCCTCTTCGACCAGATGGTGGCGGGGGCGGCCCTCCTCCTCGGCGGGTCCCCCGGAGCGGTGGAGGCGGCGGCGGCGGCCTTCCCCCCCCTCCTGGGAACCTCGATGATCCTCATCCTCTATCTCCTCACAAAGAAGCTCTTCGGGATGAGGGTGGCCCTCCTCTCCGCCTTCCTCCTCGCCATCGACTCAAAGCACATCGCCAGGACCCTCTTCGGCCTGCCGGATCACGACCCCCTGGAGCTCCTCCTCATGCTGGGGGTGATCCTCCTCCTCGCTCACGCCCTCACCGACCGAGACCGGTGGGCTTGGTATGGGGCCGCCGCAGGAGTCATGATGGCCGCCGTCGCCTACTCCTGGCTGGGGGCTCCGATCTACATGATCGGCGTCCTGATCTACGCCACGATCCAGATCACCCTGGACCTCCGGGAGGGGGCCGACGTCTGCGAGACGATCGCCCCCCTGGCGGCAGCCTTCGGGGCCGCCCTCCTCCTCATCCTCCCCTTCCGGAACGAGGCGTGGCTCATCCCATCCTTCATCGGAGCCCTGGGGTCCCTGGTGGCTCTCGGTGTATTTTATGGTCTCTTCCTCCTCTTTGCGGCAAGGCGGCTCCCGTGGCAGGCCTTCGTCCCCACGGTGGCCTTTTTGAGCTACTTCGGAGCGATCCTGAGCAGCTCCACCGAGGAGGGCCGAAAGGTCGGCTCGCTCCTCGCGGAGGGGATCCGCTACTTCTTCGGAAGCGATCTCGCGAGGGTGGGGGTGGAGGAGACGATGCCGATATTCAGAGTATACGAGATCGCATCCCTCCCGGTCCTGGGGCTTGTATTCGCCCTGGCGGGGCTCTGGATCCTGATCCTGAGGATGAGGGAGGAGGGCTGGAGGAGGGATCATCTCCTCTTCCTCCTCTGGGCTCTCCTCTCCACCGCCCTCATGATCTCCCAGGCGAGGTTCCTCTTCCTCTTCTCCGTCATTGGATCGGTCCTCGTCTCCCTCCTCTTCTTCTGGGGGACGGAGAGGATCGGCCCGTCGCAGCTCCCCCTGAGGGCCGATCCCGGGCTGGCCAGGGCCGGCACCGCCGCCTTCCTCCTCCTCCTCCTCCTCCCCGCCGCCGTCAACCTTCCGGCCGTCGCCAGGTACCAGCCGGAGATCTCCGGAGACTGGAGCGACTCCCTGGAATGGGTCGGCGAGAAGACCCCCCCGACGGCGGGGTTCGATAGGCCCGTCGAGGCTGCAGAATACGGCATCCTCAGCTGGTGGGATTACGGCAACTGGATTTTGTACAAATCAAAGAGGCCGGTGGTGGCGAACAACTTCCAGGCCGGGGCGGAAGATGCGGCGCGTTTCTTCCTCGCAGAGTCCGAAGAGGAGGCCCTGGCCATCGCCGAGGCGAGGGACGTAAAATACATCATAACCGACCAGAAGATGCTCTACGGAAAGCTCCCTGCCATCGCCCGATGGATCGGCGAAGATCCTGCGGGGTACGTCCAGATCACCGCGGATCCGGAGGCGGTCGTCTATGCCCACACCCCCAAGTTTCTTAGAACCCTTCTCGCGAGGCTCCACCTCCGGGACTCTTCCGACCTCGGCCACTTCCGGCTGGTCTACGAGTCGGAGACCCTCCGGGGTTTGAAGATCCCCGTCAGCGAGGTGAAGGTCTTCGAGCGGGTCGCCGGGGCGAAGATCGCCGGGACTACCCCTTACGATGAGCCGGTGGGGGTGATCCTGGAGCTGACCTCAAACCAGGGGAGAAGGTTCCAGTACTTCGCCTCGGCGACTCCTGTCGACGGCCGCTACGAGATCGTCGTCCCCTATTCGACGGAAGGGAGGGAAGGGGTCCATTCGATCGGACCCTACCTGGTCGGTCCCCTGAAGGACGTCCCCGGGGGCGACTCGAGGGAGGTGGAGGTGAGGGAGGCGGAGGTCTTGGAGGGGATGACGATAGAGGTGAACTTCTGA
- a CDS encoding RNA-guided endonuclease InsQ/TnpB family protein, which produces MLKAYKFRLFPTKTQRSKMERTLDLCRWVYNQTLAYRKDAWEKEGRSTSKYETNNLLPNWKVEKPDLNEVFSQVLQNTQERVDLALKAFFRRVKAGEKPGYPRFRGSGWYDSFTYPQFGFKLLCGKLRLSKIGDIKIKLHRPIEGKIKRLTVRRSSTGKWFACFTVEIDDPPKPPWKDGLSVGIDVGLESFATISNGEKIGNPRFFRSDETALAKAQRRLSKCAKGTSQRRAAVKVVQRVHERIANRRYNFAHQMSNQLVSKYGLIVFEDLNIKNMLKNHCVAKSISDAAWRMLVTTTSYKAESAGSKVVLVDPRNTSQLCSRCGVKVPKSLSDRVHECTQCGLVMDRDENAAINILRLGMQSLRKSDRSPSL; this is translated from the coding sequence ATGCTTAAAGCTTACAAGTTCAGGCTCTTTCCAACAAAAACACAGAGAAGCAAGATGGAGCGAACGCTGGACTTGTGCAGATGGGTCTACAATCAAACCCTAGCATATCGGAAAGATGCGTGGGAGAAGGAAGGCAGATCAACCTCAAAATATGAAACCAACAACCTTCTACCCAATTGGAAGGTTGAGAAGCCAGATCTTAATGAGGTATTTTCCCAGGTTCTTCAGAACACTCAGGAGAGAGTAGATCTTGCCCTGAAAGCCTTCTTCCGCAGAGTTAAGGCCGGAGAGAAACCCGGCTATCCCAGGTTCCGAGGAAGTGGGTGGTATGATTCGTTCACCTATCCTCAATTTGGTTTCAAGCTGCTCTGCGGCAAGCTTCGACTCTCTAAGATCGGAGATATCAAGATCAAGCTCCACAGACCCATCGAAGGTAAGATCAAGAGGTTAACCGTTCGGAGATCTTCGACCGGAAAATGGTTTGCCTGCTTCACCGTGGAGATCGACGATCCGCCTAAGCCTCCGTGGAAAGACGGATTATCGGTAGGCATTGACGTAGGGCTCGAAAGTTTCGCTACGATTTCCAACGGAGAGAAGATCGGTAACCCCCGGTTCTTCAGATCTGATGAGACGGCATTGGCCAAAGCTCAGAGAAGGCTATCAAAATGCGCCAAAGGAACTTCACAGAGAAGGGCAGCCGTTAAGGTAGTACAGCGTGTTCACGAAAGGATCGCTAACAGAAGATACAATTTCGCTCATCAGATGAGCAATCAGTTAGTCTCGAAATATGGGCTGATTGTTTTCGAAGATCTAAATATCAAGAACATGCTCAAAAACCACTGCGTAGCTAAAAGCATATCTGACGCTGCTTGGAGAATGCTAGTAACAACCACATCATACAAGGCTGAGAGTGCCGGTTCGAAGGTGGTACTGGTAGATCCCAGGAATACGAGTCAGTTATGCTCTAGGTGTGGAGTGAAGGTTCCGAAGTCACTATCGGATCGTGTCCATGAATGTACTCAGTGTGGGCTTGTCATGGACCGTGACGAGAATGCAGCGATCAACATCCTGAGATTGGGGATGCAATCTCTTCGCAAAAGCGATAGAAGCCCCTCCCTTTAG
- a CDS encoding glycosyltransferase family 2 protein: MPLVSLVIPAMDEEETIGECIRRARAVFEEMGIEGEVIVADSSRDETPEIARSLGAEVVRPEKLGYGNAYLAGFSRARGRYIVIMDGDLTYDPLEIPEFIRVLESGRADLVIGTRLKGRIEEGAMPALHRYLGNPLLTGILNLLFGAGISDAHSGMRAITREALDRLHLRAGGMEFASEMLIEASRKGLSMEEIPITYHRRRGTSKLRSFTDGWRHLRFMILYRPGPFLLGPGAVALLLGLALTLFVLMQEPSRDLRAHSLILGSMLLIMGYQTLLSGFYIAAFGKAYGVEDPGRLARILTSYHSLEKELLAGLAFLGGGVVLGLDVVLRWMEAGYGSIQEMQESVMAMILVVIGVQTIFSAVFISLLLLNSGEED, from the coding sequence GTGCCTCTAGTGAGCCTGGTCATCCCCGCGATGGACGAGGAGGAGACGATAGGAGAGTGCATCCGCCGGGCGAGGGCGGTCTTCGAGGAGATGGGGATCGAGGGGGAGGTGATCGTGGCGGACAGCTCCAGGGACGAGACCCCCGAGATCGCCCGGTCCCTCGGAGCGGAGGTGGTCAGGCCGGAGAAGCTCGGATACGGGAACGCCTACCTCGCGGGGTTTTCGAGGGCCCGGGGGAGGTACATCGTCATCATGGACGGCGATCTCACCTACGATCCCCTCGAGATCCCCGAGTTCATAAGGGTCCTCGAGAGCGGCAGGGCCGACCTCGTCATCGGAACGAGGCTTAAAGGCCGGATCGAGGAAGGGGCGATGCCCGCCCTCCACCGGTACTTAGGAAACCCCCTCCTGACGGGGATCCTAAACCTCCTCTTCGGGGCTGGGATCTCCGACGCCCACTCCGGGATGAGGGCGATAACCCGGGAGGCCCTCGACCGGCTCCACCTCCGGGCGGGGGGGATGGAGTTCGCCTCGGAGATGCTGATCGAGGCCTCGCGGAAGGGGCTCTCGATGGAGGAGATCCCCATCACCTACCATCGCCGGCGGGGGACCTCGAAGCTCCGCTCCTTCACCGACGGATGGAGGCACCTCCGGTTCATGATCCTCTACAGGCCCGGCCCCTTCCTCCTCGGCCCCGGGGCCGTCGCCCTCCTCCTCGGCCTCGCCCTCACCCTCTTCGTCCTGATGCAGGAGCCCTCCAGGGACCTCAGGGCCCACTCCCTCATCCTGGGGAGCATGCTCCTCATCATGGGGTATCAGACCCTTCTGTCGGGGTTCTACATCGCAGCCTTCGGCAAAGCCTACGGGGTGGAGGATCCGGGCCGGCTTGCGAGGATCCTGACGAGCTACCACTCCCTGGAGAAGGAGCTTCTGGCGGGGTTGGCCTTCCTCGGAGGGGGGGTGGTCCTGGGGCTGGACGTCGTCCTCCGCTGGATGGAGGCGGGTTACGGTTCGATCCAGGAGATGCAGGAGTCGGTGATGGCGATGATCCTCGTCGTCATCGGAGTCCAGACGATCTTCTCGGCGGTCTTCATCAGCCTCCTCCTCCTCAACTCCGGGGAGGAGGATTAG
- a CDS encoding glycosyltransferase family 4 protein, with translation MKIAYVHDVIYPYVKGGAERRVWEVSRRLAKGGHEVHIFGMKHWEGDDLIEREGVVLHGVSPAGSLYSGGRRSISAAVRFSARLLPKLRGDFDVIDAQQFPYLPCFSAKLHALRRGAPLVITWHEVWGEYWREYLGRMAPFGILAERGALRLPERIIPVSERVRADLLGMGVGADRMEVVNNGVDLDRFGAVGAGEALYDLIYVGRLSAHKRVDLLIEAVGLLREEVPGIRCGIVGNGPEMAALSRLVQDRGLEGRVEFLGFLDGEDEVVAKFKAARIFVLPSTREGFGMSVLEANACGLPAVVVDAKRSAAADLITEGKNGVLCRPSASSIASKVAGLLAGGSYERMAGPAKEFAKGYDWSLIAGKLERVYEGL, from the coding sequence ATGAAGATCGCCTACGTCCACGACGTCATATACCCCTACGTCAAAGGAGGCGCCGAGAGGAGGGTCTGGGAGGTCTCCCGGAGGCTGGCGAAAGGGGGGCACGAGGTCCACATCTTCGGGATGAAGCATTGGGAGGGGGACGATCTGATCGAGAGGGAGGGGGTCGTCCTCCACGGGGTCTCTCCTGCGGGGAGCCTTTACTCCGGGGGGAGGAGGTCGATTTCGGCCGCCGTCCGGTTTTCGGCCCGGCTCCTTCCAAAGCTCCGGGGGGATTTCGACGTCATCGACGCCCAGCAGTTCCCCTACCTCCCCTGCTTCTCCGCCAAGCTCCATGCCCTCCGCCGGGGGGCGCCCCTGGTCATAACCTGGCACGAGGTCTGGGGAGAGTACTGGCGGGAGTACCTGGGGAGGATGGCGCCCTTCGGGATTCTGGCGGAGCGGGGGGCCCTGAGGCTCCCCGAGAGGATCATCCCCGTCTCCGAGAGGGTGAGGGCCGACCTTTTGGGGATGGGGGTGGGAGCCGATCGGATGGAGGTGGTCAATAACGGCGTAGACCTGGATCGGTTCGGGGCGGTCGGGGCGGGGGAGGCCCTCTACGACCTCATCTACGTCGGGAGGCTCTCGGCCCACAAGAGGGTCGACCTCCTCATCGAGGCGGTGGGGCTCCTCCGGGAGGAGGTCCCCGGGATCCGGTGCGGGATCGTGGGGAACGGCCCGGAGATGGCGGCGCTCAGCAGGCTCGTCCAGGATAGGGGTCTGGAGGGGAGGGTCGAATTTCTTGGCTTTCTGGACGGGGAGGATGAAGTGGTTGCGAAGTTTAAGGCCGCGAGGATCTTCGTCCTCCCCTCGACGAGGGAGGGGTTCGGGATGAGCGTTCTCGAGGCTAACGCCTGTGGCCTTCCAGCCGTCGTCGTCGATGCAAAGAGGAGCGCCGCCGCCGACCTGATCACCGAGGGGAAGAACGGGGTCTTGTGCCGACCTTCGGCATCGTCCATCGCCTCGAAGGTGGCGGGGCTTCTCGCGGGTGGCAGCTATGAGAGGATGGCGGGACCGGCGAAGGAGTTTGCGAAGGGGTACGACTGGTCCCTCATCGCTGGAAAGCTCGAAAGGGTCTATGAGGGGCTTTGA
- a CDS encoding glycosyltransferase family 4 protein — MKILHTPPRYPPAVGGVENYVRSLSGELVKLGHEVTVLCANEPKSAAEEILQGVKVRRVPYVGKVANTNITPGLPIAILREEFDLLHTHLPTPWSADVSGFAAAAKRKPLVLTYYNEIVGEGSAGRIARLYNGTGLRLLLRLAARITIIQPEYLKSPHLRGFEEKVEVIPVGVDLARFRPQRAAADGRTLFFLSLLDRHHRYKGLEVLLSALAVVKEEVSDVQLLVGGGGELLDHYRRASARLGLEENVQFLGFVPEEMVAKHYNRCDIFILPSTSRSQEGFGMVALEALACGRPVICTRIVGVAEDVERVGAGLVVEPNDPEGLARAIARLLQSGPEARRMGAAGRRLAEERYGWRKVAERFEGLYQDLVG, encoded by the coding sequence ATGAAGATCCTCCATACCCCGCCCCGCTACCCCCCCGCCGTCGGCGGGGTGGAAAATTACGTCCGATCCCTGAGTGGAGAGCTGGTGAAGCTGGGGCACGAGGTGACCGTCCTCTGTGCCAACGAGCCAAAGTCGGCAGCCGAGGAGATCCTCCAGGGGGTCAAGGTCCGGAGGGTCCCCTATGTCGGCAAGGTCGCGAATACCAACATCACCCCGGGGCTTCCCATAGCGATCCTCCGGGAGGAGTTCGACCTCCTCCACACCCACCTCCCGACCCCCTGGTCCGCCGACGTCAGCGGGTTTGCGGCGGCGGCGAAGAGAAAGCCCCTGGTCTTGACATACTATAACGAGATCGTCGGCGAGGGGTCAGCGGGACGGATAGCCCGCCTCTACAACGGTACGGGTTTGAGGCTCCTCCTCCGCCTGGCCGCGAGGATCACCATCATCCAGCCGGAGTACCTCAAATCTCCCCACCTCCGGGGGTTTGAGGAGAAGGTCGAGGTGATACCCGTCGGGGTCGACCTTGCGCGGTTCAGGCCCCAGAGGGCGGCTGCCGACGGGAGGACCCTCTTCTTTTTGAGCCTCCTGGACAGGCATCACCGGTACAAGGGGCTGGAGGTCCTCCTCTCGGCCCTGGCGGTGGTGAAGGAGGAGGTCAGCGACGTCCAGCTCCTCGTCGGGGGCGGCGGGGAGCTCCTAGATCATTATCGGAGGGCTTCGGCCCGCCTGGGGCTGGAGGAGAACGTCCAGTTCCTAGGCTTCGTCCCCGAAGAGATGGTGGCGAAGCATTATAACAGATGCGACATCTTCATCCTCCCGTCCACCTCCCGGTCCCAGGAGGGGTTCGGGATGGTCGCCCTGGAGGCGTTGGCCTGCGGAAGACCGGTGATCTGCACCAGGATCGTCGGGGTCGCGGAGGACGTCGAGCGGGTCGGGGCAGGCCTCGTCGTCGAGCCGAATGACCCTGAAGGGCTGGCCAGGGCGATAGCCCGCCTCCTCCAGAGCGGGCCGGAGGCCCGGAGGATGGGGGCGGCGGGAAGGAGGCTTGCCGAGGAGAGGTACGGCTGGAGGAAGGTGGCGGAGAGGTTCGAGGGGCTGTACCAGGATCTGGTTGGATAG
- a CDS encoding GDP-mannose 4,6-dehydratase yields the protein MDLKDKRVLVTGISGFVGSKLGKRLVDEGAEVFGLLRRRADGILPHNLKREGVGPQVRLLEGDLAEISSLGAALTASDPDLVFHLAAQSFVPRSFASPLETAEANCLGTANLLEAIRIKEVDPVFVFAGSSEEYGLVISSEEQLQRARDKYGTVFPEPAEVPELPIKETNPLRPMSPYAASKVYGDFLTRNYCHSYGLKTVVSRAFNHEGAGRGGIFVTSVVTSQVMSLVMGEADKIRIGNVNAFRDWSHVDDVIDGYLLLADKGRFGDVYNQGSMRTNSVLSYLLLSLERAGYPIDGIETFRGEKAVASPTEQDPSEIFGSKFEKTKVDGMLLRGEVEFGAEDGGVVALSGADRVPIEFDPERFRPAEVPILFSETAKISGLGFVARRSLGDIIEDQLNHYLSEAERKGWG from the coding sequence ATGGACCTGAAAGATAAGAGAGTCCTCGTCACCGGTATCAGCGGCTTTGTCGGCTCGAAGCTCGGAAAGCGGCTGGTGGACGAGGGGGCGGAGGTCTTCGGACTTTTGAGGAGGAGGGCCGACGGGATCCTCCCCCACAACCTGAAGAGGGAGGGGGTGGGACCCCAGGTGAGGCTTCTGGAGGGGGACCTGGCCGAGATCTCCAGCCTGGGGGCGGCGCTGACGGCCAGCGATCCGGACCTGGTCTTCCACCTCGCGGCCCAGTCCTTCGTCCCCCGCTCCTTTGCCAGCCCCCTGGAGACGGCGGAGGCGAACTGCCTGGGGACCGCAAACCTCCTGGAGGCGATCAGGATCAAGGAGGTCGATCCCGTATTCGTCTTCGCCGGGTCGAGCGAGGAGTACGGCCTCGTCATCTCCTCCGAGGAGCAGCTCCAGAGGGCGCGGGATAAGTATGGGACGGTCTTCCCCGAGCCCGCAGAGGTCCCGGAGCTCCCCATTAAGGAGACGAACCCGCTGCGGCCCATGTCCCCCTACGCCGCGAGCAAGGTCTACGGGGACTTTTTGACGAGGAACTACTGCCACTCCTACGGCCTCAAAACCGTAGTATCGAGGGCCTTCAACCACGAGGGGGCAGGTCGAGGCGGGATCTTCGTCACCTCCGTCGTCACGAGCCAGGTGATGAGCCTCGTGATGGGGGAGGCGGATAAGATCCGAATAGGAAACGTCAACGCCTTCCGGGACTGGTCCCACGTCGACGACGTCATCGACGGCTACCTCCTCCTCGCCGATAAGGGGCGGTTCGGGGACGTCTACAACCAGGGGTCGATGAGGACGAACTCCGTCCTCAGCTACCTCCTCCTCAGCCTGGAGAGGGCGGGCTACCCCATCGACGGGATCGAGACCTTCCGGGGTGAGAAGGCGGTGGCCAGCCCCACGGAGCAGGACCCCTCGGAGATCTTCGGATCGAAGTTTGAGAAGACGAAGGTCGACGGGATGCTCCTCCGGGGGGAGGTGGAGTTCGGGGCCGAGGACGGCGGGGTCGTCGCCCTCTCAGGGGCGGATAGGGTCCCGATCGAGTTTGATCCCGAGAGGTTCAGGCCCGCCGAGGTCCCGATCCTCTTCTCGGAGACCGCCAAGATATCCGGCCTCGGGTTCGTCGCGAGGAGGAGCCTCGGGGATATCATCGAGGACCAGCTGAACCACTACCTCTCCGAGGCCGAGAGGAAGGGGTGGGGTTGA
- the rfbC gene encoding dTDP-4-dehydrorhamnose 3,5-epimerase, whose protein sequence is MPFEFEELGLPGVLLIKPRIFRDDRGYFLETYKKEDLARAGIEGEFVQDNCSRSAYGVLRGMHFQREPCAQAKIVQCVRGVVYDVAVDLRRGSPTFGAYAACILSEGNRRQLYVPRGLAHGFLVLSDVGEVMYKVDSPYSPECEGGLIWDDPDVDVPWPVDDPILAERDRRWPDLKSLKRDGDLF, encoded by the coding sequence ATGCCGTTTGAGTTCGAAGAGCTGGGCCTTCCGGGCGTTCTTCTGATAAAGCCGAGGATCTTTCGGGACGACCGGGGGTACTTCCTTGAGACGTACAAGAAGGAGGATCTTGCGAGGGCCGGGATCGAGGGCGAGTTCGTCCAGGACAACTGCTCCAGGTCCGCGTACGGGGTCCTGAGGGGGATGCACTTCCAGCGAGAGCCCTGCGCCCAGGCGAAGATCGTCCAGTGCGTCAGGGGCGTCGTCTACGACGTCGCCGTCGACCTTCGGCGGGGGTCCCCGACCTTTGGGGCTTATGCCGCCTGCATCCTCTCCGAGGGCAACCGACGGCAGCTCTACGTCCCCCGGGGGCTCGCCCACGGTTTTCTGGTGCTGAGCGACGTCGGAGAGGTTATGTACAAGGTCGACAGCCCATACTCCCCGGAATGCGAGGGGGGGCTGATCTGGGACGATCCCGATGTGGACGTCCCCTGGCCGGTCGACGATCCGATCCTCGCCGAGAGGGATCGGAGGTGGCCTGACCTGAAGAGCCTTAAACGAGATGGGGATCTGTTCTGA
- a CDS encoding glucose-1-phosphate thymidylyltransferase, translating into MKALILSGGRGTRLRPITHSQQKQLIPIANKPVLFYAIEDVIEAGAEEVGIIVGPNKEQVIETVRSKAWGAEVEFIFQGEPKGLAHTILVAEEFLGDDDFIMYLGDNVIKGGILKHSEKFRESGPDSLVLLTEVEDPQRFGVADLDEEGRVRRLVEKPKVPPSNYALVGIYFFRPSIVEACKRIKPSWRNELEITDAIQWLLDSGRRVEASIVDGWWKDTGKAEDILEANRLILDEMRPKNEGVLRSSRIFGRAVVGKGCVIENSEIKGPCILGANCAIRDSYIGPYTSINDGCTIEGTEVEDSVIMEGCTISRAGRIVESLIGKNVVIRENGRRPAGHRFIAGDSSEILL; encoded by the coding sequence ATGAAGGCCCTGATCTTATCCGGAGGGCGGGGGACGAGGCTACGGCCGATAACCCACTCTCAACAGAAGCAGCTTATACCGATCGCTAACAAGCCCGTCCTCTTCTACGCCATCGAGGACGTCATCGAGGCGGGGGCCGAGGAGGTGGGGATCATCGTCGGCCCGAATAAGGAGCAGGTCATCGAGACGGTCAGGTCGAAGGCCTGGGGTGCGGAGGTGGAGTTCATATTCCAGGGGGAGCCGAAGGGGCTGGCCCATACGATCCTCGTCGCCGAGGAGTTCCTCGGAGACGACGACTTCATCATGTACCTCGGCGACAACGTCATAAAGGGCGGGATCCTCAAACATTCTGAGAAGTTCCGGGAGTCGGGCCCCGACTCCCTCGTCCTCCTGACGGAGGTGGAGGACCCCCAGAGGTTCGGGGTCGCCGACCTGGATGAGGAGGGGCGGGTGAGGCGGCTGGTGGAGAAGCCGAAGGTGCCGCCGTCCAACTACGCCCTGGTGGGGATATACTTCTTCAGGCCCTCGATCGTCGAGGCGTGCAAGAGGATAAAGCCCTCGTGGCGGAACGAGCTCGAGATCACCGACGCCATCCAGTGGCTCCTGGACAGCGGCCGGCGGGTGGAGGCGTCCATCGTCGACGGCTGGTGGAAGGACACGGGGAAGGCCGAGGACATCCTGGAGGCGAACCGGCTGATCCTCGACGAGATGAGGCCGAAGAACGAGGGGGTTCTGAGATCCTCCAGGATATTCGGGAGGGCGGTCGTCGGCAAAGGGTGCGTCATCGAGAACTCCGAGATCAAGGGGCCCTGCATCCTCGGCGCAAACTGCGCGATCCGGGACTCCTACATCGGCCCTTACACCTCGATAAACGACGGCTGCACCATCGAGGGGACGGAGGTGGAGGACAGCGTCATCATGGAGGGGTGCACCATATCGAGGGCCGGAAGGATCGTGGAGAGCCTGATAGGAAAGAACGTCGTCATCCGGGAGAACGGCCGAAGGCCTGCGGGCCACAGGTTTATAGCCGGGGACAGCTCGGAGATCCTGTTGTGA